In Solanum pennellii chromosome 3, SPENNV200, a single window of DNA contains:
- the LOC107012370 gene encoding anamorsin homolog isoform X3 has product MDGQVGDGSILVLVEDVMVPISVVYNAISILKKEGVEKLDPMIVTQASTQSLTSVESASRDIVALICRSLEFPSDKMCGDISRVLKPGGTVLLSLSSQSVSKQANSTHERKLLLAGFSDAQSSEAGHSIVITAKKPSWKVGSSFSIKKITKSLPKVQIDDDSDLIDEDSLLTEEDLKKPQLPNVGDCEVGKTKKACKNCSCGRAEAETKVQLGPTAEQLDNPQSACGSCGLGDAFRCGTCPYKGLPPFKLGEKVTLSASFLDADI; this is encoded by the exons GACGGTCAAGTTGGAGATGGTAGTATATTGGTGCTTGTCGAGGATGTTATGGTACCAATTAGCGTGGTATACAATGCCATCAGTATCTTGAAGAAAGAGGGAGTTGAGAAGTTGGACCCTATGATTGTAACTCAAGCTTCAACCCAGA GTCTGACATCAGTGGAGTCTGCATCTAGGGATATTGTTGCTCTCATCTGCAGGTCCCTCGAGTTTCCTAGTGATAAAATGTGTGGGGACATCTCAAGAGTGTTGAAGCCAGGTGGAACAGTCCTACTTAGCCTAAGTTCTCAATCAGTCTCGAAG CAGGCAAACTCCACCCACGAGCGCAAGTTATTGTTGGCTGGATTCTCTGATGCCCAGTCATCTGAAGCCGGCCACTCTATCGTG ATAACAGCAAAGAAACCTTCATGGAAAGTTGGTTCATCCTTCTCTATCAAGAAAATCACGAAAAGTTTACCGAAAGTTCAGATTGATGATGATTCAGATCTCATTGATGAGGATAGCCTTCTCACTGAAGAAGATCTGAAGAAACCTCAATTGCCAAATG TTGGGGATTGTGAAGTTGGAAAAACAAAGAAAGCATGCAAAAATTGTTCGTGCGGACGTGCTGAAGCAGAGACTAAAGTGCAACTTGGGCCAACTGCTGAACAACTGGATAATCCTCAGTCTGCTTGTGGCAGT TGTGGTCTAGGTGATGCTTTCCGTTGCGGTACATGCCCTTATAAGGGTCTTCCTCCATTCAAACTTGGTGAAAAG GTTACGCTTTCCGCGAGCTTTCTTGACGCTGATATCTAA
- the LOC107012370 gene encoding anamorsin homolog isoform X4 → MDGQVGDGSILVLVEDVMVPISVVYNAISILKKEGVEKLDPMIVTQASTQSLTSVESASRDIVALICRSLEFPSDKMCGDISRVLKPGGTVLLSLSSQSVSKANSTHERKLLLAGFSDAQSSEAGHSIVITAKKPSWKVGSSFSIKKITKSLPKVQIDDDSDLIDEDSLLTEEDLKKPQLPNVGDCEVGKTKKACKNCSCGRAEAETKVQLGPTAEQLDNPQSACGSCGLGDAFRCGTCPYKGLPPFKLGEKVTLSASFLDADI, encoded by the exons GACGGTCAAGTTGGAGATGGTAGTATATTGGTGCTTGTCGAGGATGTTATGGTACCAATTAGCGTGGTATACAATGCCATCAGTATCTTGAAGAAAGAGGGAGTTGAGAAGTTGGACCCTATGATTGTAACTCAAGCTTCAACCCAGA GTCTGACATCAGTGGAGTCTGCATCTAGGGATATTGTTGCTCTCATCTGCAGGTCCCTCGAGTTTCCTAGTGATAAAATGTGTGGGGACATCTCAAGAGTGTTGAAGCCAGGTGGAACAGTCCTACTTAGCCTAAGTTCTCAATCAGTCTCGAAG GCAAACTCCACCCACGAGCGCAAGTTATTGTTGGCTGGATTCTCTGATGCCCAGTCATCTGAAGCCGGCCACTCTATCGTG ATAACAGCAAAGAAACCTTCATGGAAAGTTGGTTCATCCTTCTCTATCAAGAAAATCACGAAAAGTTTACCGAAAGTTCAGATTGATGATGATTCAGATCTCATTGATGAGGATAGCCTTCTCACTGAAGAAGATCTGAAGAAACCTCAATTGCCAAATG TTGGGGATTGTGAAGTTGGAAAAACAAAGAAAGCATGCAAAAATTGTTCGTGCGGACGTGCTGAAGCAGAGACTAAAGTGCAACTTGGGCCAACTGCTGAACAACTGGATAATCCTCAGTCTGCTTGTGGCAGT TGTGGTCTAGGTGATGCTTTCCGTTGCGGTACATGCCCTTATAAGGGTCTTCCTCCATTCAAACTTGGTGAAAAG GTTACGCTTTCCGCGAGCTTTCTTGACGCTGATATCTAA
- the LOC107012370 gene encoding anamorsin homolog isoform X1, which translates to MSFQDGQVGDGSILVLVEDVMVPISVVYNAISILKKEGVEKLDPMIVTQASTQSLTSVESASRDIVALICRSLEFPSDKMCGDISRVLKPGGTVLLSLSSQSVSKQANSTHERKLLLAGFSDAQSSEAGHSIVITAKKPSWKVGSSFSIKKITKSLPKVQIDDDSDLIDEDSLLTEEDLKKPQLPNVGDCEVGKTKKACKNCSCGRAEAETKVQLGPTAEQLDNPQSACGSCGLGDAFRCGTCPYKGLPPFKLGEKVTLSASFLDADI; encoded by the exons GACGGTCAAGTTGGAGATGGTAGTATATTGGTGCTTGTCGAGGATGTTATGGTACCAATTAGCGTGGTATACAATGCCATCAGTATCTTGAAGAAAGAGGGAGTTGAGAAGTTGGACCCTATGATTGTAACTCAAGCTTCAACCCAGA GTCTGACATCAGTGGAGTCTGCATCTAGGGATATTGTTGCTCTCATCTGCAGGTCCCTCGAGTTTCCTAGTGATAAAATGTGTGGGGACATCTCAAGAGTGTTGAAGCCAGGTGGAACAGTCCTACTTAGCCTAAGTTCTCAATCAGTCTCGAAG CAGGCAAACTCCACCCACGAGCGCAAGTTATTGTTGGCTGGATTCTCTGATGCCCAGTCATCTGAAGCCGGCCACTCTATCGTG ATAACAGCAAAGAAACCTTCATGGAAAGTTGGTTCATCCTTCTCTATCAAGAAAATCACGAAAAGTTTACCGAAAGTTCAGATTGATGATGATTCAGATCTCATTGATGAGGATAGCCTTCTCACTGAAGAAGATCTGAAGAAACCTCAATTGCCAAATG TTGGGGATTGTGAAGTTGGAAAAACAAAGAAAGCATGCAAAAATTGTTCGTGCGGACGTGCTGAAGCAGAGACTAAAGTGCAACTTGGGCCAACTGCTGAACAACTGGATAATCCTCAGTCTGCTTGTGGCAGT TGTGGTCTAGGTGATGCTTTCCGTTGCGGTACATGCCCTTATAAGGGTCTTCCTCCATTCAAACTTGGTGAAAAG GTTACGCTTTCCGCGAGCTTTCTTGACGCTGATATCTAA
- the LOC107012370 gene encoding anamorsin homolog isoform X2 gives MSFQDGQVGDGSILVLVEDVMVPISVVYNAISILKKEGVEKLDPMIVTQASTQSLTSVESASRDIVALICRSLEFPSDKMCGDISRVLKPGGTVLLSLSSQSVSKANSTHERKLLLAGFSDAQSSEAGHSIVITAKKPSWKVGSSFSIKKITKSLPKVQIDDDSDLIDEDSLLTEEDLKKPQLPNVGDCEVGKTKKACKNCSCGRAEAETKVQLGPTAEQLDNPQSACGSCGLGDAFRCGTCPYKGLPPFKLGEKVTLSASFLDADI, from the exons GACGGTCAAGTTGGAGATGGTAGTATATTGGTGCTTGTCGAGGATGTTATGGTACCAATTAGCGTGGTATACAATGCCATCAGTATCTTGAAGAAAGAGGGAGTTGAGAAGTTGGACCCTATGATTGTAACTCAAGCTTCAACCCAGA GTCTGACATCAGTGGAGTCTGCATCTAGGGATATTGTTGCTCTCATCTGCAGGTCCCTCGAGTTTCCTAGTGATAAAATGTGTGGGGACATCTCAAGAGTGTTGAAGCCAGGTGGAACAGTCCTACTTAGCCTAAGTTCTCAATCAGTCTCGAAG GCAAACTCCACCCACGAGCGCAAGTTATTGTTGGCTGGATTCTCTGATGCCCAGTCATCTGAAGCCGGCCACTCTATCGTG ATAACAGCAAAGAAACCTTCATGGAAAGTTGGTTCATCCTTCTCTATCAAGAAAATCACGAAAAGTTTACCGAAAGTTCAGATTGATGATGATTCAGATCTCATTGATGAGGATAGCCTTCTCACTGAAGAAGATCTGAAGAAACCTCAATTGCCAAATG TTGGGGATTGTGAAGTTGGAAAAACAAAGAAAGCATGCAAAAATTGTTCGTGCGGACGTGCTGAAGCAGAGACTAAAGTGCAACTTGGGCCAACTGCTGAACAACTGGATAATCCTCAGTCTGCTTGTGGCAGT TGTGGTCTAGGTGATGCTTTCCGTTGCGGTACATGCCCTTATAAGGGTCTTCCTCCATTCAAACTTGGTGAAAAG GTTACGCTTTCCGCGAGCTTTCTTGACGCTGATATCTAA